Genomic DNA from Lagenorhynchus albirostris chromosome 20, mLagAlb1.1, whole genome shotgun sequence:
GCCTAGTGCGTACTGTAGATACAAGCCCGGAAGTGAGTTCCGGGTCAGTGTAGACGCGGCGGCCGCGCGGGTTCCGGGCCCCACCCTGGAACCAACGAAGTCCCTCCTGGAAAACCTGACTCAGGCGGAGCCCCTGCCCGGCGGGGagctccgcccccgcccccgcccccacccttgTACCCACCCACGCCGCGAGATCCCCCTTAGTTCCTGCCCCACCCCTACCAGCTGGGGAGGGACCCCCGAGTCCAAGCACCGAAGGAGGCGGGGGCGTCCGGGGAGTCCCGCGCCTCCGAGGCTCACGGAGGGGGCGGAACAGGGGGCGGGTCGGCCCCTCCCTCGtgacgccgccgccgccgccgccgccgagccCCGAGGCGAGAGCTCGGGCAGCGGAGCAGGGCGCCAGGCCGACGGGGCAGGATGCGCTACCGAGCGTCGGTGAGCGGGGCTGGCGAGCAGGGCGGGGGTCCCGGGCGTCCCTCCCGGCCTCGCGGCGCCGCCTCGGCCTCGCCAGGAAGCGGGCGCGGCCCAGGAATTTCGGGTGGAAAAACGTCCCGGAAAGTTGCAGGGGGAGGAGGCCGAGGCAGGGAGGGTGAGGCTCTCGGACCCAGGCCGGGTGAAGAGCTCCCGGGGAGGGCCGAGAGCGCCGAGACCCGTCACCCAGAGGGCAAGGGGGCTGGAGCTCGGGCCAGATTTGGCGGCAGATTCGGGACAGtattggaggggggagggggcagtgagggACAGGCCTAGGAGAGGCAGGCCCCTGGCCAGACCCTGAGGGGTTCCCCGGCCAGAGATCTGGGTGGTCTGCGGTCGGAGGAGGCCTAGTGGCCTCTTGGGGATCTACACCCCCCTCCCACCACGGTGGCCACCTTGCTCTTCTCTGACCCTTGACACTCTTGGTGTCAATTTTCTAGAGCCCTCAGACTCTTTTGAAGAGTGTGCTCTGGGGTGAGGGCCTTGTTGAGCCTGTACTTCTCCCCACCCTCTAATGGGGTCCGGAGGGAGCTGTGTTTTCCGCGGTAAAATCCCCACTCCCTTGAGGCTTTTCGGGGCTCTCAGGGGAGGAGTGCGTCTGTGAACCTGGCAGCTGGAGGGGAGGGCGTGGTTCAGCTGTGGGAGGGAGGGCCCCCCTTCTGGGGTGGGTGTTGAACCCAGCTGGGATGGGAGGTCCCCTGGGGGAATCCCTctcctgtggcctggggtggCGTCTTGCTAGGTCCCTAGACACTCTCCTCCTGGAGACTCTGGGAGTGGGTGTGGGAGAGATGGCCCCACCCTGCCTGTAGAACTCACTTTGAGCTATTTGTCCTACAAAGCACCTGTCACACGTGGCCCAGAGCTAAGGGACTTGAGGTCACCTGGTCTATCTCAACTCCTCCTTCTTGAGAAGGACACAGCCCAGAGAGAGGAGGGGTTTTGTCCAAGGTCAATAGAGCATTCTTTCTCTTACTCTCATGACCCCCCCTTTCTCTGCGCAAAACCAGCGTCTCCCTGGATTCAGTGGCCTTGCCCCTGTGTCCTCTGGGTGCTCTGTGCTCCAGTGTCCTGTGTTCAGGTCCCATGTGGTCTTTGTTCTGGGACCTGCGTCCTCAGTGTTCCATGCACCAGCTTCCTGCCATCCAAGCCCACTGTACCCAGCCTGGTACACCCGTCTCCTGGGTGTTCCCTGCGTCGTGTGTCCAGGCCCCCTGTGTCCATGTGCCCCTGGTTGTCCTCTCAGTCCCGCAGGCTATGCTGGAGGGGAGAAGTGGccttcccttaccctgctgccgCTGACCCTCTCCCATGGCCCCTCCTTGCAGGCCCTGGGCAGTGACGGGGTGCGGGTGACCATGGAGAGCGCACTGACCGCCCGTGACCGGGTCGGGGTACAGGATTTCGTGCTGCTGGAGAACTTCACCAGCGAGGCAGCCTTCATTGAGAACCTGCGGCGACGCTTCCGGGAGAACCTCATCTACGTGAGGCCCGAGTGGGAAGATGCAGGGGGTGCTGGGGGCACAGATGCAGGCTGTGAGGGAAAGAGGCTCAGGGGCCTCTGGGAGAAACTTCTGACCCTCCTCCCCTGACCCCCAGACCTACATTGGCCCTGTGCTGGTCTCTGTCAACCCCTACCGGGACCTACAGATCTACAGCCGGCAGCACATGGAGCGCTACCGGGGCGTCAGCTTCTATGAGGTGCCACCCCACCTGTGAGTGACCCCCCTCCTATGAGTGACCCCCTCATCTCCACCTGACATGACTCCACCCGACCTCCCACTTGGAATGAATCACAGTTCACATCTGTGAGGAATGCCCAGTGCCCACCCAAGGTGAATCTCTCTACTCCATCTGGGCAGGACCCCGCCAGCCTCCACCCCAACTCACACTCATGACTTATTCCCCCAGCTCTACCTGAACATGGCCCTCCAACCTCAGTGACCCTCTGACCCCCACCTCTGAGGGACCTCCCAGCCCTACCTATGAGTGACCTCAACCTTCACCTGAATGACCTCCAATCCCCCCACCCATGAGTGATCCCCTCAATCCTCTGTCTGAATATGACTCCCATCCTCAGCTGGGTAGGATCTCTCTTGACCCACACCTTGGAGGGTTCCCCCATCCTCAAGGGTACACCCCCTTGTGAACCCCACCAGACATGGGAGCGCCCACCCCCAGTCCTACCTGTGGAACTCCCACCCCCTGCAGCCACTTGACCCCTGGCCCCCTAAGCTCCTGACGGGCCTCTGCCCTAGGTTCGCGGTGGCTGACACTGCATACCGGGCACTGCGCACGGAGCGCCGGGACCAGGCCGTGATGATCTCTGGGGAAAGCGGGGCAGGCAAGACAGAGGCCACCAAGCGGCTGCTGCAGTTCTATGCTGAGACCTGCCCAGCCCCTGAGCGAGGCGGTGCCGTGCGTGACCGGCTGCTGCAGAGCAACCCCGTGCTGGAGGTGAGGGGCCAGCAGCAtctggggggcgggaggggcagagagagactGCCAGGCACGCCTCACACCCCTGTTCTCTCCTAGGCCTTCGGAAATGCCAAGACCCTCCGGAACGATAACTCCAGCAGGTTCGGGAAGTACATGGACGTGCAGTTTGACTTCAAGGTACCTGTGGGTGAGGTACCTGTgggcggggcagggcaggggtagTGGGATTCCCATTCAGCAGGCGCCCACGGGCCAGGTCTTTGGCaccagcaagtatttattgagcacctactgtgtgccaggcgctgttccAGGTGCTGCTGGTACAGCAGtgaaacaaaacagacagaaatccTGCCTCCAGGGAGGTAGACAGTAAACAGAAAAATGCAATTTAGCTGACAAGTGTCacggcaaaaaataaaatgaggcaaCGGGCAGGAGCAGTTGCTGTTTTAAAAGTAGGcactgagaaggtggcatttggtAAAAGTTTGTCGGAGACAGAGGAATGAGCTGTGCAGATACCTAGGAGAGTCCGGGCAGAGGGCACAACCAGTGCAGAGGCTCTCATGGGGAAAGTGCTTGACGTGTTCATGAACGACAaggaggccagagtggctggagAAGAGAGCAAGGGGCCAAGGAACAGAAGAGGAGGCTAGATGCTGTGCGTCCTTTTGGGTCTTTGtaagaactttttttaaagctctgagTGGAAGGGAGGCTAGAGAgttgggggggtttttttgtttgtttctttggccatgcccatgtggcttgtgggatcttagttccccgaccagggatcgaatctgtgtcccctgcagtggaagcgcagagtcctaaccactggaccgtcagggaagtcccgaaagttTGAAACAGAAGTGTGTTATGacctcattttcctcttaaaatgatcactctggctgctttgTTGAGAATAGAAGGTAGAGAACCAGGCCGAGCAAGGAAAGCAGTTAGGAAGCTGAGGATTATTAAATCTAGATGACAGATGATGGTGGCTGGGCCCAGTGTGTTGGCAGTGGTTGGATTCTGGAGGTTCTGAAGGTTAAGGCAGCAGGATTGGCTGTCCGATTGGATGTGAGGTGTGGGAGACAAAGAGGCTTCCAGGACTGCAGACTGCTTGGCCTGAACGCCTGGAAGGTTGACCAAGATGGGAAGAGGGAGCTAGTTTGAGGAGGGGAGATGAGGAGTTCAGTTTCAGGCCTGTTGAGACTGAGATGCCTGTCGGACATCCAAGTGGAGCTGCCAGGTAGATAGGGCTGAGCGTCCTCATttctcagaggaggaaacaggccaGAGGGGGCGACTTGCCTGAGCCattggcagagctggaattcggagggcaggggaggaaggggaagctgggctCTGTCCCCAGTCCCCCTGAGCAGTCGCTACATCCTGCCCTGCCCACAGGGCGCCCCTGTGGGTGGCCACATCCTCAGTTACCTCCTGGAGAAGTCCCGGGTGGTGCACCAGAATCACGGGGAGAGGAACTTCCACATCTTCTACCAGCTGCTGGAGGGGGGCGAGGAGGAGACACTGCGCAGGCTGGGCCTGGAACGGAACCCCCAGAGCTACCTGTACCTGGTGAAGGTGAGTAGGGGCCAGGCAGGGCGGTGCCACCCAGGGAGCCCAGTGCCACGGCTAGAACCCAGCTCTGCCCGTCCTCCAGGGCCAGTGCGCCAAAGTCTCCTCCATCAACGACAAGAACGATTGGAAGGTTGTCAGGAAGGCTCTGACGGTCATCGACTTCACCGAGGATGAGGTGGAGGTGAGGCCTCTGCTGGGACCCTCCCTTTTCTCCTGTCATACCCTGAAAATCTCCGTCTACCTTTACACCCCGTTTCTACTCTAGCCGCCTTTTCCTCTCAGATTTCCTTTACcacctctcctgcctcctttttaaaatttatttattttatctttggctgcgttgggtcttcgttgctgcatgcaggtaCCATAGTCtctgtttatatgaaaataaGAAGAGGCAGAAGGAGTTCCATTTCTGCCAGAGACAGTCTGTCTTTTGCTAATTTTTTGAAAGCAATgggttctcttttttaaattattttttatttttggctgcattgggtcttcattgctgtgcacgggctttctctagttgcagcaaacgggggccactcttcattgcagtgcgcaggcttttcattgcagtggcttctcttgtggagcacgggctctaggcgtgtgggcttcagtagttgtggcacgtgggctcagtagttgtgcctcgcggctctagagtgcaggctcagtagttgtggtgcacgggcttagttgctccgcggcatgtgggatcttcctggacccgtgtcccctgcgttggcaggcggattcttaaccactgcgccaccagggaagcccctctcccggCTCCTTCTGACCATCCACTGTGTGCCCCTGTGGGGCTCTCAGCCCCTCCTGTAACCCCCACCtacccctccctgtccccccagGACCTGCTGAGCATCGTGGCCAGTGTCCTGCATCTGGGCAACATCCACTTTGCTGCCGACGAAGAGAGCAACGCCCAGGTCACAACCGAGAACCAGCTCAAGTATCTGACCCGGGTGAGTGGGGCAAGCGGAGGGCGAGGGCAgggcagctggggcagggggagtgcACCCTCACCAGGCCCACCCCTTCCCTCGGCAGCTCCTTGGTGTGGAAGGCTCAACGTTGCGGGAAGCCCTGACGCACAGGAAGATCATCGCCAAGGGCGAAGAGGTGAGGGCCAGCCTTTGCTTCAGGGGCTAGTGGGGGCGGGAGCAGGTATTGTACGGCAGCCCTCCTCCCATCATCCCCCTTCCTCTGGTCTGCTCGGCTGGTCTTCGTAGCAATGCTGGAAGGACATAAGGCGGGTGGCTCAGGGAGGCTCAGGGagctggccaaggtcacacagcaagaggGTGAGGCTGGAAGGAAGACTCACCTCCAGGAAtgaggcctctttttttttttttttcctccaggaatGAGGTCTCTTGTCTTATACCACCTTCCCTCTGGTGGGGCCACTGTGTCCTCCCCTGGTGCCCCCCAACCCCAGACTCATtgtgggcagggagggcagagtGGTCAGTTTCCTGAGTGCGAAGGGACCGGGGTGGGAAGGGGCTGCATTCATTTCCCCATCTCActctccacccccagctcctgagCCCGCTAAACCTAGAACAGGCTGCCTACGCGCGAGACGCCCTCGCCAAGGCCGTGTACAGCCGCACCTTTACCTGGCTGGTCGCGAAGATCAACAGGTCGCTGGCCTCCAAGGTGAGGGCTTGGCCCCTGCTGCTCCCAAGGTGGCAGGGAGGGCAGACCAGGGAGgcccggggctgggagctggcgAACGTTGGGACCCATGCTCTTGGTCATCTGGCCCTAGGATGCTGAGAGCCCCAGCTGGCGGAGCACCACGGTCCTCGGGCTCCTGGACATTTATGGCTTCGAAGTGTTTCAGAACAACAGGTCAGAGCCCCACTGTCCCCTTCCTGTCCCTCCTCCCGTCTCCCCTGTCCTGGTGCCTCTCCTCTTCCCCGGCCTCTCACATTCCTGCCCGTGTCTTCCCAGCCACCTGGGTCCTGCTCTGTGTTTCTTCCCTTAGAGCTGTGGGGCCTCATCCCAACCCTCCCCCGCTGCTGGTCCCGTGTCCCCTGGAATTACTGAGGGCTCCTCTGTTTCCCTCATAGCTTTGAGCAGTTCTGCATCAattactgcaatgagaagctgcaGCAGCTCTTCATTGAGCTCACTCTCAAGTCGGAACAGGAGGAGTATGAGGCAGAGGGCATCGCGGTGAGTGCAAGCCTGTGGGCATCCCCACCGGCCATGGAAGCCCGGGCGTCGGTCTCCCCAGGAGAGGTGCCAGGACCCCATGATGATGCCTTCCTCCCCTCTTGCCCCTCAGTGGGAGCCTGTCCAGTATTTCAACAACAAGATCATCTGTGACCTGGTGGAGGAGAAGTTCAAGGGCATCATCTCCATTTTGGTGAGCCGTCTGCTCCTCCGAGGCCCCGTGTTGGGGGCTGGGTGGGATGACATCACCCCTTTCCCCTTGTTCTCTGGGCCTTTCCGCAGAGACCCAGAGTTTGATCAGGGACAGGACAGGGCTGTCTGTGGAGGGTGAGGTGAGGTGCTGGCCAGGTCTGGGAGGCTCCCTGTGATCTGCCCCTTTCCTCTGTGTCTGCGCCTCCCATGGGGACCCCTGAGTCCCTGTGCTCTCCAGTCCCTCCCCCACACGTCCTTCACCCTCTGCCACACCCCCCAGGATGAGGAGTGTCTGCGCCCCGGGGAGGCCACGGACCTGACCTTCCTGGAGAAGCTGGAGGACACCGTCAAGCACCATCCACACTTCCTGACGTGAGTGGGCTTGTGGGGCTCTCCTGGGGCAGAGCCTGTGGAAGCCTGCAATCCCCCCAGTCATTGAACACCAGTCACAAGGGGATGACCAGAGGAGGCACTAAGTGAAGGACAGGCACACAGAGCCGCGGCTCCTAGTGTGTCCGCAGAGTCACAAGCGAGGAGCAcagcttcctccttttcctttcgaGAATGAAACTTCCTAAGATTTTCCTAGCTTCCTTATTTGGAAATTCCTTTACATTTAAGGAATCCCCTAAAGCGGGGtgaggggagaaaagaaacaagcCTCTCTGTTCCAGCTCCGCCCTGTGTATCTTGAGTACATCAGCTCCTCTAATCCGAAGCAACCCCTAGAGGAGGTTTtactgaggttcaaagaggtgAAGCCGTTTGCCCAAGGTTATCTCACATCTAGTTAAGTCCAGAGCTGGGGCTCAGGCCCAGGGCTGCAgattagttccccgactaggaatcaaacctgggccccggcagtgaaagtgccaagtcctaaccactggaccgccagggaattcctgagcaattttttttttttttttttgcggtactcgggcctctcactgttgtggcctctcccgttgcggagcacaggctccggacgcacaggctcagcggccatggctcacgggtccagccgctccgcagcatgtgggatcctcccggaccggggcacgaacccgtgtcccctgcatcggcaggcggactctcaaccactgcaccaccagggaagcccctgaacagcTTTTGcttaagagaatattaaaaacctTTCTCTGGAGcgagcaagcaagggaacctgttgtttgttctcgctcCCCGCACCTGCTgtagcaggggccccagtaaagccttgcctgaaaaagaaaaaagaaaaaggaaaactttttctGGCTGTAAAAATAATGTCCCTCATCAGAGAAAAGTTGGAACGTGTGCAAAAGCCACTTGTAATCCTGTCACCTAGAGGTCACCACTGTTAATAATTGGAGAcattttcttcctgcctttttctatacatttttttttcgtAGTTGAGAACTTATTGTGTGTAAGGCTCAGGATGATGTTATATACTGAGTATCTTCCTGTATCATCAAACAGAAAAATTTCCTCAAAACAATTCCTCCCGCGGCTCTAAAGCAGATACTCCACTGCTCTCACCCAGCCTCTGGGGGCCCTGTCCAGCCTCCAGGTTTCTGCTGGGAAAACAGGGCTGCCACGAATATCTATCTCTGTGCCTTAAATCTCTGCCTGGTCTCTCTGGTTAGTTGCTTGGAATTGTTCTTAAAAGTAGAAAACGGGCTAAAGGGTATAAACATGCTTAAGACATAAGTAGTCTCTTGGGGCAGATTCCAGTCCTAAAATGTAGTGGGCAGCACTCAGCCCTCTGAGCAGAGCCATGTAACAGCCAAAAGCAACGCCAAGTAGCCCTCCACCCAGCATGCCCTGGCAGTGCGGAGGCCAAGGTCCCTGTCCTGGTGCTGTGTGACCCAGGACAAAGCCatctacctctctgagcctctgtggcAGCCTCTGTGCAGGGAGGTGGCCCCGCTCTGCCAGCTTTTTACTGGATGCCTGGTTCCTCTCTTGAAGTCTCTTCAGCAGGCAGGGTGCATGGCTCAGGCCAGCAATCTGCAGCTTCCTCTCCCTGTCACCCCCAGGCACAAGCTGGCTGACCAGCGGACCAGGAAATCTCTGGGCCGCGGGGAGTTCCGCCTGCTGCACTATGCTGGGGAGGTGACCTACAACGTGACCGGTGAGGATCCTGGGGCTGGGTCCCCacagtgggtggggagaggggctctCCCTCCCCTTACCTCTGCTCTCTCCTTCCAGGGTTTCTGGATAAAAACAATGACCTTCTCTTCCGGAACCTGAAGGAGGTGCGGAGGACCAGGGGGAGGGCTCGCGGTCGGGGCTCTGTACGACCTCTGCCCCAGGAATCTGACAGGCCTTACCCTGTGCTCCCACCATGACGCCCTGCTCTGCCCTCACAGGCCATGTGCAGCTCGGAAAATCCCATCATGAGCCAGTGCTTTGACCGGAGCGAGCTCAGTGACAAGAAGCGGCCAGAGACGGTGTGAAGGCTGTGGGACccgagggggtgtgtgtgtgcatgggagCGGGACCAGTGCCTGCATGAGCTGCGAGTTAGCAGTGTGTGTTTGAGTTCGTGTGTTCACTGGTGCCTGACTGTGCATCGGTGTGTGTCTGGGAGGCTGCCCGTGGGTGCATCTGTGCTTACTTCCATGTGTACCTGTGTGTGCACTGTCTCTAAGTGTGGACGTGTATGTGTACACCTGTGTCTGTGCGGGCGCTTGCGTGCATTCACCCCCACAGCAGGCATTTGTAGTGGACATTGCTGGGCACTTTGGATACAAAAATGAACAGGTGCTCTCCTAGAAATGTGCGCAGGGTGCTATGGAAACTGAGGGAGCAGCAAATTGCCTGAGGGAGTCGAAGAGGggaggtggtcagggagggcttcctggaggaggaagcaTCTGAGATAACTTGGGAATGAGTAGGTGCTTATCAGATAGACAGAGGGCCCCACACAGGTAcacagtccaaaaaaaaaaaccaggaggTGGACAGGAAAGTGACATTTCGAGGAGAGAGACGGGGAAAGGCAGATATGGCCAGTGGTGCCAGATGCAGGGAGAGCTCCAGTGAGCTGTGGTCAGAGGTGTGGCTGCTGGGCTTGGCAGGAGGAGTGCCAGGGCAGTCCCAGGAAGAGCAGGGTCATGGAGAGGTAGAAGCCACAGCGCTGCAGGCCAAGACATGCAGGCAGGGAGGCCATGGAGGCAGCATGTTGTCCAGAGTCTGACTCCCTGGGaccctgccctctgctccccacccccgccccttccCTGAGCATTCTCATCCATGGCCTCATATCCCCCTCCTTGACGCTCGTGAGGACACACCCACTCAATCCAGGCCTCTCCAGCAAGCCATAGATTCCACTGATCTCCAAGTGGCCTGCAGGCACTCCAGACCCCAGTAGTCTAAAGGGCCCTTGACTATCCAGTGTCCCAGGCCTGCTCCTTCTGTTTCCCTAACTCAGGGCAGGGACCACCCTCCACCCAGTCCTGAAGGACAGAAACCTGGGCATCATCCCTGATTCTTCAGCCTCCCCCATTGCCCTCATCCTAACAACCGTTGGATCTTGCCGGTTTCTGCTGCCTGAATACCCTTGCCTCTTGGCCTCTCTGTATCCTTTACTCCAGTTTGGTCCTCTGAGCCAGCCACAGCCTCCTCTGTGGTCTCCTGGCTTCCCGTCTGTCCTTACCAACCATCCTCCACCTGTCTGCTATAGAGCTATTCCAAATGGCAGATCTTTTCCTGTCATTCCCTCCCTCCAAATTCCTCTTTGGCTCCCTGTTTCCCTCAGGATAGAATTTAATCTCCCCAATGTGGCTCTCGAGTCCTACCGTGATACTGCCTTTCTAACACTATCTTCTTTACTCCCTCTCTGGATCCTTGCACTGCTTGTAGTGCCCCGTGTACACCAAGCCTTTGCTCACTCGGTTGCTCTGCCTGAATGCcgtcccctcctgcctgccttcgGGCTGTCTCCTACTTAGCCTTTAATTCTCAGCTGAAGGGTTATTTTCAGAAGACTCTTCCTGATGCCCCCTAACCCCACAGACTGAAATAGTTGCCCCTTCTTGATGCTTCCAGAACCCCCAGGCATGTGCCCCTGGCATTAATGGGACCGCAGTGGATTGCAAATCTTTGCTGAGGCATCCGCTTCTCCCACAGGCCTGAAGTCCTTGAAGGTCCTGCAGTGCAGTGTACAGGGATAACGGTTGAACGCATAGCAGTAGGACACACTGTTTAGGAATGCGGCCCTGGAattctaaaaagagaaagagtggCTGCCAAAGGAAGACATAGGATTGAGGTTGCCAGGAGACCTGAACAGGATTTTTAAGACGGGAATGAGATTCTTCAACTGAGGTCTCTAGCTCGGCCAGAGGGATGCAGGTGACGTAGTCTGGCTCCTTCCTCTGTTGTGAGGGAGGGGTGATGGGAGAAGGGGATCTGGAGATTTTGTTGACCTTCATGGGTTTACAGCCTCGGTCTCTAAACAAAATATGGAAATAGTAGAGCTTTCATTTTGctttcgtttttgttttgttttgttttctccccaGTAAATAGAAATGAGGGTTCTTAGCCTGTTTCTGGCAATCTGTTAATTTATTAGGATAGTTGTCTTTCATTTGCTTTCCAATAGGCACAGTAAATTTAGTTGAAGAGCACATCTCTATGCTACAACTTGATTAcatctttttttctggcttttttgcattttttcttttaccaagTTTCAGTTCCTGCATGTAGaattaaataagaaacaaaacttGTAAAGTTGTAACATTTCCCTTGGAAATGCTGCCCAGTCTTCAGGAGCTTCAGAATTCTGACCTTTGCCGATGCTGGAATAAAGTGtcgtaattaaaaaaaaaaaaaaaaaaaaaaaaagtaagggccCACGCAGGGCAGGGGTAGTTGTGGGAACTGGTTCTGTTTTGCCCCAGGGAGGGGTCTCTGGGGGGGTTCAGAGCTCTGCCACAGGGAGCGGCATCTGCAGGGGTTAGCGGCCTCAGCCCAGGTCCGACCAACCTTCCGTTCATCTTGGCTGACCAGGTGGCCACCCAGTTCAAGATGAGCCTCCTGCAGCTGGTGGAGATCCTGAAGTCTAAGGAGCCTGCCTACGTCCGCTGCATCAAGCCCAATGACGCCAAGCAGCCCGGTAAGCCCTCTGCCCCCTGGACCAGTGCAGGCTGTGCCTCCCCTGCAGAGGCAACGGCCATCTGGCGGCAAAAGCCCTCTGACCACCCGGTTATCCCTCCCCCAGGCCGCTTTGACGAGGTGCTGATCCGGCACCAGGTGAAGTACCTGGGGCTGATGGAGAACCTGCGCGTGCGCAGAGCCGGCTTTGCCTATCGCCGCAAATACGAGGctttcctgcagaggtggggcggggcctggctCAGCGCCAGGGGAAAAGGGTGGGAGGGTCGTCGGCGCCGCCTCGATCCCGGGAGGGAGGACAGCGATTCTCCGCCCCATTCAGGGACGGGGCTCTGAGCTGCTGTGGGATCCACACCAGAGGCCCCTCCATGCTGCAGGCCTAATGTCAAGCTTGGTAGGGCAAAGAccagccctccccgcccccccaggccctgccctcacagagcagCTGCTCAGGGGTCCATGAAGCGTGCATCCACATGCCTATCTCTCACCAGCGGAGATAGTAAACGCCTGTGAAAAGGACAGAGTTTCCAATCAGCTCAGAAAGGATAGAGCAGCTTTGGGGTTATCCTGAGTTAGGGGCCTGGGGAGTCAATCAGGTGTGAATTCTATCTCTACCACTTTCTAGCCCCATGACTTTCAGCAGATGAGAAAcgtcaatttcctcatctttaaagtggggaTAGTAACAGAGCGACCTCTCAGGCTTTCTGTGAGCTGTGAGTCAGTGGGAGCACCCAGCAGATGCCCGGGAAAGCTGGTTTGGGCCCCCAGAGAAGGAtgctggcaggggtgggggctgagTGCATTGCTGCCCCTCCTGTCCCCAGATACAAGTCACTGTGCCCAGAGACATGGCCCATATGGGCAGGACGGCCCCAGGATGGGGTGGCTGTGCTGGTCAGACACCTCGGCTACAAGCCGGAAGAGTACAAGATGGGCAGGTGAGTGGCTCCCACGCCTGGTGTTTGGAGGGCACGGGGGCGGCAACCAGGGGCTGATCAGTGCTGCCTTCACAGGACCAAGATCTTCATCCGCTTCCCCAAGACCCTGTTTGCCACAGAGGACGCCTTGGAGGTCCGGCGGCAGAGCCTGGGTGAGAGAGGGgccccacccttcctatccctgTGGAGTCCGTTCTGgggagcaggaaagaaatcaCTGCATTTGGGCTCCTTCTCCAGGAAGTCCGCCACGCCCACATTCAGCTGCCCTCCTCCCCAGCGCCAGCACCCCGTCTTCTGCCCTTGGCTACACACTCAGCATGTTCTCATGTTGCTTTGCTCGCTCCCTTGCTCTTTCATTTACTCTCCCTTCACTTAATGCTCATTCAGCCACTCCCCTTACTCATGCCACTCAGTGAGCTCTGACAGTGCCCGGCCCCCAGCCGGGTCCCTTGCGCTCTGGCCAAGTGACTTTCTTTCCCAATTACAGCCACGAAGATCCAGGCCACCTGGAGGGGCTTTCACTGGCGGCAGAAATTCCTCCGGGTGAAGCGATCAGGTTTGGGTGCCCAGGGGTCTT
This window encodes:
- the MYO1C gene encoding unconventional myosin-Ic isoform X3, whose protein sequence is MESALTARDRVGVQDFVLLENFTSEAAFIENLRRRFRENLIYTYIGPVLVSVNPYRDLQIYSRQHMERYRGVSFYEVPPHLFAVADTAYRALRTERRDQAVMISGESGAGKTEATKRLLQFYAETCPAPERGGAVRDRLLQSNPVLEAFGNAKTLRNDNSSRFGKYMDVQFDFKGAPVGGHILSYLLEKSRVVHQNHGERNFHIFYQLLEGGEEETLRRLGLERNPQSYLYLVKGQCAKVSSINDKNDWKVVRKALTVIDFTEDEVEDLLSIVASVLHLGNIHFAADEESNAQVTTENQLKYLTRLLGVEGSTLREALTHRKIIAKGEELLSPLNLEQAAYARDALAKAVYSRTFTWLVAKINRSLASKDAESPSWRSTTVLGLLDIYGFEVFQNNSFEQFCINYCNEKLQQLFIELTLKSEQEEYEAEGIAWEPVQYFNNKIICDLVEEKFKGIISILDEECLRPGEATDLTFLEKLEDTVKHHPHFLTHKLADQRTRKSLGRGEFRLLHYAGEVTYNVTGFLDKNNDLLFRNLKEAMCSSENPIMSQCFDRSELSDKKRPETVATQFKMSLLQLVEILKSKEPAYVRCIKPNDAKQPGRFDEVLIRHQVKYLGLMENLRVRRAGFAYRRKYEAFLQRYKSLCPETWPIWAGRPQDGVAVLVRHLGYKPEEYKMGRTKIFIRFPKTLFATEDALEVRRQSLATKIQATWRGFHWRQKFLRVKRSAICIQSWWRGTLGRRKAAKRKWAAQTIRRLIRGFILRHAPRCPENAFFLDHVRTSFLLNLRRQLPRNILDTSWPTPPPALREASELLRELCRKNMVWKYCRSISPEWKQQLQQKAVASEIFKGKKDNYPQSVPRLFISTRLGADEISPKVLQALGSEPIQYAVPVVKYDRKGYKPRSRQLLLTPNAVVIVEDAKVKQRIEYANLTGISVSSLSDSLFVLHVQREDNKQKGDVVLQSDHVIETLTKTALSADRVNNININQGSITFAGGPGRDGIIDFTTGSELLVTKAKNGHLAVVAPRLNSR
- the MYO1C gene encoding unconventional myosin-Ic isoform X4; protein product: MPSAHPRFAVADTAYRALRTERRDQAVMISGESGAGKTEATKRLLQFYAETCPAPERGGAVRDRLLQSNPVLEAFGNAKTLRNDNSSRFGKYMDVQFDFKGAPVGGHILSYLLEKSRVVHQNHGERNFHIFYQLLEGGEEETLRRLGLERNPQSYLYLVKGQCAKVSSINDKNDWKVVRKALTVIDFTEDEVEDLLSIVASVLHLGNIHFAADEESNAQVTTENQLKYLTRLLGVEGSTLREALTHRKIIAKGEELLSPLNLEQAAYARDALAKAVYSRTFTWLVAKINRSLASKDAESPSWRSTTVLGLLDIYGFEVFQNNSFEQFCINYCNEKLQQLFIELTLKSEQEEYEAEGIAWEPVQYFNNKIICDLVEEKFKGIISILDEECLRPGEATDLTFLEKLEDTVKHHPHFLTHKLADQRTRKSLGRGEFRLLHYAGEVTYNVTGFLDKNNDLLFRNLKEAMCSSENPIMSQCFDRSELSDKKRPETVATQFKMSLLQLVEILKSKEPAYVRCIKPNDAKQPGRFDEVLIRHQVKYLGLMENLRVRRAGFAYRRKYEAFLQRYKSLCPETWPIWAGRPQDGVAVLVRHLGYKPEEYKMGRTKIFIRFPKTLFATEDALEVRRQSLATKIQATWRGFHWRQKFLRVKRSAICIQSWWRGTLGRRKAAKRKWAAQTIRRLIRGFILRHAPRCPENAFFLDHVRTSFLLNLRRQLPRNILDTSWPTPPPALREASELLRELCRKNMVWKYCRSISPEWKQQLQQKAVASEIFKGKKDNYPQSVPRLFISTRLGADEISPKVLQALGSEPIQYAVPVVKYDRKGYKPRSRQLLLTPNAVVIVEDAKVKQRIEYANLTGISVSSLSDSLFVLHVQREDNKQKGDVVLQSDHVIETLTKTALSADRVNNININQGSITFAGGPGRDGIIDFTTGSELLVTKAKNGHLAVVAPRLNSR